The region GTTCATGGGTGGAGTACTCGCCGAAGCGGCGGATGTGCTCGGTCAGGTACGGCGAGATGTAGGCCAGGTCCTCGGGGTCGATGACGTGGCCCTCCTCCTGGAGCTGGCGCACGATCTCCGCGATGTCCAGGGCGTTGTGGAAGATGACCACGTTCGTGAGCAGAGCGTTGAATTTCGCAGCCTTCTCCTGCTCGACGGGGTCGTTGTCGGTGATGACGCCGCCTTGGCCGAAGCCGATCCACTGGGAGAAGCCGTTGAACGCCTCGACCTTGTTCGTCGCGGCGGTCACCCGCCGGCGCAGTGGGGCGTCCGAGAGGTAGCGCAGCATTCTATGGAATCTGTTTTGTCAACTCAGCACTCGTCGAACGCGACCCAAGCGCCGTCGAGGAAGGGGGCTTGGATGCCTTTCTGCTGCTCGGCCCATCGGAAGGCGGCCTCGGCCCTGCCCATCACCGAGGCCGCGTAGGTGCTGTCAAGGAGGTCAGTCTCGTTCGTTAGATCTGTCCTGCCCTGCGCTTCGAGGGCTTGGTGAAGCGACTTCCTGGCCTTCTCGTCTCCGTGGAGGAGGTAGTTGCGCCACGCGTCAAGCTCGCTGAAGAACTTCCGGTGTTCACCTGGAAGGCCGAACTTGTCATCGCGTCCGAACTCACGGGCGGCGTTGCGAAGCCCGCCCCATCGGTCGATCCATGTGCCGCTCGGCGTGACGCCGGCCGTCGAAGGGGGATTGCCGTCGAGCTTGGGAGGCCGGCCGCAGGGTGAGGTCGGCTCGGATGATGCCGACCGTTGGTGCAGAGAAGGCTGCAAGGACACCGCGCAGCTCTACCCGGCCTGGCGTCCTGGTACCGACATGTTGTTGGAATTTCCAAGCGTGAACCCGGAACTGCCAGAAGGTGACAGCGACGCACGAGGAGATCGCCGCCGAACGAGCTTCGAGGACGAGCTTCGAGGACATGGCACGGGCCGCGCTGGTGCCCGCCCTGCGCCGAGCGCGGCGAACGGGAACGAGCCGAGCAGCTGCGGGCCGACCAGGAAGCGCGAGAACACGCCACGGAGGCACGGCACCAAGAGGTCGCCTCCTTGACCGAGTGCGCCCGGACCGTCCTGACCGACCCGGACGCCGTCGTCCCCGACACCCAGACGACCGGCCGGGACCGGGGTCCCTCATCGTCGAGCTCGCCGTCCAGAAGGTGTCCGGCGACGTCCTGGCGGACACGCTCCTCAACCCCGGCGAACCGATCCCCGCCGACGCAACCGTTCTCATGTATCAGGCGCCGTGTCGGGATGACGCCGCCGAGGCCGGCAGGCGTCTGGTCATCAAGCGGACGCCAGTTCCGGGCAGCGGTCGAGCACGATCTTGCCGTGCGGTTTCTACGAAATGGCGTGGGCGTTTGTCATACCG is a window of Streptomyces mirabilis DNA encoding:
- a CDS encoding Tn3 family transposase, with amino-acid sequence MLRYLSDAPLRRRVTAATNKVEAFNGFSQWIGFGQGGVITDNDPVEQEKAAKFNALLTNVVIFHNALDIAEIVRQLQEEGHVIDPEDLAYISPYLTEHIRRFGEYSTHELGPEPEAYDPHLDVDFSPLRGDGPGADGYGQAA